Proteins found in one Planctomycetes bacterium MalM25 genomic segment:
- the prkC_5 gene encoding Serine/threonine-protein kinase PrkC: MGVVYQARQKSLNRLVALKMILSGQFASESDVKRFYLEAEAAAKLDHPGIVPIYEVGSHDGHHFFSMKLIEGGSLAGKLAELGDRPNDLAGVVAAIAGSIHHAHQRGVLHRDLKPANILLDNEGHPLVSDLGLAKQIALDSDLTNTGTAVGTPAYMPPEQAAGGKEITTAADIYSIGAILYEGLTGRPPHQAETPVKTLLSALKGEVVAPREHNRRVDRTLERVCLKCLECDPSQRYASAAALADDLERWRRGEPVSVRSPSVGLAVTQVLQANLRSAVGAALTGIVAGIAFAWCMSKIHTQGDIRENPPLSIYESLPSPVPAGRSFVFMNEGLSADEVRLVSVLLIPVIIMLTGLLVAVTTRAKPGSEAFSFGLVASLFMAFCFFAFNLGFEAVADSHNDARDAITVLADAAFGEPERAEEARQALTREYPGVETLPRDKLANTLAYRIYYDGIYQIPRGMLVGVLMSVVLCVTPCLAGTTFASKLRDERPKWWTPAYFEFMVVMGVLVLALFVATLVMLGEANARIDTLADGVWVAGSYGLLVSLLAALYCRRLTWRSRILAYGFVVVWMFAPAYL; the protein is encoded by the coding sequence ATGGGAGTTGTCTACCAAGCCCGACAGAAGAGCTTAAATCGTCTGGTCGCGCTGAAGATGATCCTCAGTGGACAGTTCGCCTCGGAGAGCGACGTCAAGCGGTTTTATCTGGAAGCCGAAGCAGCCGCGAAGCTCGACCACCCTGGCATTGTGCCGATCTACGAAGTCGGAAGCCATGATGGCCACCACTTCTTCTCAATGAAGCTCATCGAAGGGGGTTCGCTAGCCGGCAAACTAGCGGAGCTAGGCGACCGCCCTAACGATCTCGCCGGAGTCGTTGCGGCGATCGCCGGGTCGATCCACCACGCTCACCAACGTGGTGTGCTGCACCGCGACCTCAAGCCTGCCAACATCCTGCTCGACAACGAGGGGCATCCGCTCGTCTCCGACCTGGGGCTCGCGAAACAGATCGCTTTGGACAGCGACCTGACCAACACCGGTACAGCCGTGGGCACGCCAGCCTACATGCCGCCCGAACAAGCCGCCGGCGGGAAGGAAATCACCACCGCGGCTGACATCTATTCGATTGGCGCCATCCTGTACGAAGGGCTTACGGGCAGGCCGCCACACCAGGCCGAGACCCCGGTCAAGACGCTGCTTAGCGCCCTAAAGGGCGAGGTCGTTGCTCCACGAGAACACAATCGCCGCGTCGATCGCACCCTCGAACGGGTGTGCCTCAAATGTCTCGAATGCGACCCGAGCCAACGCTATGCGTCGGCTGCCGCTCTTGCCGACGACCTCGAGCGATGGCGGCGTGGCGAACCTGTCTCGGTACGCTCGCCATCCGTCGGTTTGGCCGTCACGCAGGTGCTGCAAGCTAATCTCCGATCCGCCGTCGGCGCAGCTCTGACTGGAATCGTTGCTGGCATCGCCTTCGCATGGTGCATGAGCAAGATCCACACTCAAGGAGACATCCGCGAGAACCCACCGCTAAGCATCTACGAATCCTTGCCGTCGCCGGTGCCAGCAGGGCGATCGTTTGTTTTTATGAACGAAGGGCTTAGCGCCGATGAGGTACGCCTCGTTTCGGTTCTCTTGATACCAGTAATCATCATGCTCACCGGCTTGCTGGTCGCTGTCACGACCCGCGCGAAGCCCGGCAGCGAAGCGTTCTCTTTCGGGCTGGTCGCGTCGTTATTTATGGCGTTCTGCTTCTTCGCGTTCAATCTCGGCTTTGAGGCGGTCGCCGACTCGCACAACGACGCGCGGGACGCCATCACGGTGCTCGCCGACGCGGCATTCGGCGAACCTGAGCGTGCCGAAGAGGCTCGGCAAGCACTAACGAGAGAATATCCAGGCGTCGAAACGCTGCCCCGCGATAAGTTGGCGAATACGCTGGCCTACCGCATCTACTACGATGGCATATACCAGATCCCCCGCGGCATGCTCGTCGGCGTGCTTATGTCGGTGGTGCTGTGCGTGACACCATGCCTCGCCGGGACGACTTTTGCGAGCAAGCTCCGTGATGAACGACCGAAGTGGTGGACACCGGCCTACTTTGAGTTCATGGTCGTCATGGGTGTGCTGGTTTTGGCACTCTTCGTTGCGACGCTAGTGATGCTCGGCGAGGCTAACGCAAGAATCGACACGCTCGCTGATGGAGTATGGGTCGCGGGCTCTTACGGCTTGCTCGTATCGCTCTTAGCCGCTCTGTATTGTCGCCGCCTTACCTGGCGTAGTCGCATACTGGCCTACGGATTCGTTGTCGTCTGGATGTTTGCCCCAGCGTACTTGTAA
- a CDS encoding hypothetical protein (CARDB): MALAASSWVGGDGFWDDPTNWSTGQVPTVDDDVTLNVSGLVTVTVRDARQVGTIAGAENLRVLGGAGQLSVGGTSTYSGVIDVTGTLALAGDLSGSGAVENRGVLRSLADATLSLDYTGEANAVIDVDAGRLTLVSGDHDAARFEVASGGVLQLSGDHDFRGDSVGVGAGRVEWTGSLDSADPRNRGSLDFAEGLLHWVSGTAGDLINDGFVQIDTDASLSINGAVTNNGSFVHESASTVTLTRHQEFINRGTYDFRDNGEFILSPGTSAVFTTIFHNLGTIRKSGGDGTSQIFSDRASTFLNNTGTADVRSGTLSLDINTLQIERQPFQGDFLHDGTYRVADNATLLLDPDRNIVNNFATIVLEGPNAAMPGIDTLAANAGVIRLEGGRDFTTIGDLTNGVDRVNAEMQNALVSGLNDQLGIAVDPTTGNVLLLSRDESIIREIDADGRTVRTIPRPTEPTSGSGISALTALDVVSAPVSIGGVTVPAGTLLMTYGDDAPPQVLALDRATGAELASVSFDDLPRGQPGLAHHPIRDTLFIMSSDNRLYEVDPSDGSLVTSFGLSGAGAPSPISSFVVGGVEVNETNGNLLVVVDRESIIRELTPTGEWVADYDLEHLGPRARNTVNNFSGIARDNATGDVWVLNREKRLWRFSTPERGVFGEIDLAAGSNLTVSGAFTQVAEAKTRVELAGRPTDMASGRLEIVGEATLAGELIVSTGAGFTPVAADQFTTVSFASRGGTEFGSITTPDGLTSRHTDGAVVVTVGDAPVGSPDLVVSAVTGPTTVTAGDEATIEWTVTNAGSVAASGSWRDAISLTGVTVEQVSDPAANPLDGSTVVDVVVEDSLLIEDVLVGDGAPLAPGESRTFSATVRVPARELGEYSWRVQTNARLDLVEESEDPELNAALSDQPVTLDVPVLTIDGPTIDATFATEAEPLWFRLDGTQDRDIEVTADLLTAGVTELYLGAGFLPTRFDYTHRHRQLGAADVSAVAPLVESDIPSAPATVWYVTVFPNDLPADGTPVQIAAERAAPSLTEVATSTVTRSSRQVLDVRGTNLSDDLSYRLVATGSGAAADSLSVIVNNAQRTFATFDMSSLPIGSYDLVVLDGGVEADRLPGGVTLVSPAPAAGPPELRYWLDIPEVMRNDRLSEISIHYHNEGSRTAALPWLTLAASDGTIHRSFDSSDVYGDGAITVLANGPTPGLTVLPPGASGRIDLYYRSPSDPAEIEFDLHASSIDDPLFANQSINWDLISNLQRPAGADEAAWDALVARNRAQYGETYANLHDFAVAEVQELVAAGYEEVLFYDGRVYFESVSRPTNPPTLRGAEDGEEPGVQLSTIAPESETAAMIGPIDVGGVPIAFATSGGDGIAEVHTVVIGPDFDAGLPGANDDAQSFARLVRTGANYAGPKPVLVDGRDSTPENALNAIRDAAANVDEDDTLFVYWASHGHCRFDNNETTVVDAERGIYRPSDVYFRLGGNDESRVDPAQINEVISGVRGRTAFIADTCYSGEVLSQIDADVRIGSARTRPVADDPSFGRFLQAELKKNPNGIGLVEASQKAADAYVANYLNGASRSGQEAIQGFVDATKGNNYAWPTDSTGNQVDSLSVHVQDTFFKAEGLSLVDEQARKRGARAASRAAVTIPVIDAGDRADEPVAGLSFKAKKPNKEDGSDKDDSLVGQTEGQLLAFEPVFEFRGDVRNSFDPNEKVGPGGVAGGFVRSGDDLAFTVFFENDPDKATLPAQTVTITDTLDEDLDLSTFELGDIFVGDVQIKVPAGRFAYSVTESLAIAGIDLVVSVEAELDFATRTVTWSFDSIDLDTGLPTLDALAGFLLVNDATRRGEGSVSYRVATPEGLVTGTQVTNSAEIVFDTNAPLITNTTVHTIDESAPISGPAVLAPTRTDTTFAVSWAGDDGAGSGVESFDVFVSTDGGDFELLLDDTTDTTTQFTGEVGKTYAFSTVASDAIGFREAKTPFAETATTVVVPTDGGEIRGVSYVDVNNNGQIEETELRLLGVQIELYRDGGLVATTFSDGDGQWRFTDLAAGTYTVVKVQPTLYFGGQETVGSLGAESVADNQFELAMAADDSAVDYLFAERGLLPWYIGRSMYLASTPGDVWEGVDLSVTDQWLELSPEMPEVTAWLGYDAGAGDAQVELYDDRMRLIDPNIATEDAASWIAPAGQTHYLRLSGSHRSVALALAFDRQTGDYNLDGLVDREDHAAWLSAYGATVAPNSGADGNGDGRIDAADYTVWRDASALQEEGTIPPNPLVSSPSESIGNAANEPQAATIAFSTAIPHMPESDLMRRRSLPIPRNASEVADLDRAFALLLLGSESSLANSPVWKRQPISDTEPIDVEPVDESADGIESSFSADRPLL, from the coding sequence TTGGCGCTAGCCGCCAGTTCCTGGGTTGGCGGTGACGGTTTCTGGGACGATCCGACCAACTGGTCGACCGGGCAGGTTCCAACGGTTGATGATGACGTCACCCTGAACGTGTCGGGCTTGGTGACCGTCACCGTCCGTGACGCGCGACAAGTGGGGACGATCGCGGGCGCCGAGAACTTGCGTGTGCTCGGTGGAGCGGGCCAGTTGTCGGTTGGTGGCACATCGACTTACAGCGGAGTGATCGATGTCACGGGCACGCTGGCGTTGGCGGGTGATCTGAGCGGCAGCGGCGCCGTCGAAAACCGGGGCGTGCTGCGGTCGCTAGCTGACGCGACGCTCTCCCTCGATTACACCGGCGAGGCCAACGCTGTAATCGATGTCGATGCCGGTCGATTGACTCTCGTTAGCGGCGACCATGACGCAGCGCGTTTCGAGGTTGCGTCAGGGGGCGTTCTGCAACTGTCGGGGGACCACGACTTCAGAGGCGACAGCGTCGGCGTGGGGGCCGGCCGGGTCGAGTGGACTGGATCGCTCGATAGCGCGGACCCGCGAAACCGTGGTTCGCTCGACTTCGCCGAGGGCCTGTTGCACTGGGTGAGCGGTACGGCAGGCGACCTGATCAACGATGGCTTCGTGCAGATCGACACCGACGCGTCGCTTTCCATAAACGGTGCGGTGACGAATAACGGCTCCTTCGTTCACGAGAGCGCGTCAACCGTCACGCTGACGCGGCATCAAGAGTTTATCAACCGCGGCACGTACGACTTCCGAGACAACGGCGAGTTCATCCTGTCGCCCGGGACGTCGGCAGTGTTCACAACGATTTTTCATAACCTGGGCACGATTCGCAAAAGCGGTGGCGACGGCACGAGCCAAATCTTCTCCGATCGCGCCAGCACCTTCCTAAACAACACGGGCACGGCCGACGTTCGCTCGGGCACGTTGAGCCTGGACATCAACACGCTGCAGATCGAGCGTCAGCCGTTCCAGGGAGACTTTCTCCACGACGGGACGTACCGCGTCGCCGACAACGCAACGCTGCTGCTCGATCCTGACCGGAACATCGTCAACAACTTTGCCACGATCGTGCTGGAAGGCCCCAACGCGGCGATGCCGGGCATCGACACGCTGGCCGCCAACGCGGGGGTGATCCGCCTGGAAGGCGGACGCGACTTCACGACCATCGGCGACCTGACCAACGGCGTCGATCGCGTCAACGCCGAGATGCAGAACGCCCTGGTCTCCGGTTTGAACGACCAGCTAGGCATCGCCGTCGACCCAACAACGGGGAACGTTCTGCTGCTGTCACGCGACGAGTCGATCATCCGTGAGATCGACGCCGACGGCCGCACGGTGCGAACGATCCCGCGTCCGACCGAGCCGACCAGCGGCTCGGGCATCTCGGCGTTAACGGCGCTCGACGTGGTGTCGGCGCCCGTCTCGATCGGTGGCGTCACCGTGCCCGCCGGCACGCTGCTAATGACCTACGGCGACGACGCCCCGCCGCAAGTCCTCGCGCTCGACCGCGCCACCGGCGCCGAGCTGGCGAGCGTTTCCTTTGACGACCTGCCGCGTGGCCAACCCGGCCTCGCACACCACCCGATCCGCGACACGCTGTTCATCATGTCGTCCGACAATCGGCTATACGAAGTCGATCCATCGGACGGCTCGTTGGTGACCTCCTTCGGCCTTAGCGGGGCCGGGGCGCCCTCGCCGATCTCATCGTTCGTAGTTGGCGGCGTCGAAGTCAACGAGACGAATGGCAACCTGCTGGTGGTTGTCGATCGCGAATCGATCATCCGCGAGCTGACGCCCACCGGCGAGTGGGTCGCTGATTACGACCTAGAACACCTCGGTCCGCGCGCCCGCAATACGGTCAACAACTTCTCCGGCATCGCCCGTGATAACGCCACGGGCGACGTCTGGGTGCTCAACAGAGAGAAACGGCTGTGGCGGTTCTCAACGCCCGAGCGGGGCGTGTTCGGCGAGATCGACCTGGCCGCCGGGAGCAACCTGACGGTCAGCGGTGCGTTCACTCAGGTGGCCGAAGCTAAGACACGCGTCGAGCTTGCCGGTCGGCCCACCGATATGGCGTCGGGCCGGCTCGAGATCGTCGGCGAAGCAACGCTTGCCGGTGAGCTCATCGTCTCGACCGGCGCGGGATTTACGCCGGTCGCCGCCGACCAATTCACGACCGTGAGCTTCGCGTCGCGAGGCGGCACCGAGTTCGGGTCGATCACAACGCCCGACGGCCTAACCTCTCGCCATACCGACGGCGCCGTCGTGGTCACCGTCGGCGACGCGCCGGTCGGCTCGCCCGATCTGGTGGTGTCGGCCGTCACCGGCCCCACGACAGTCACCGCGGGCGACGAAGCGACTATCGAGTGGACCGTGACCAACGCCGGTTCCGTCGCGGCAAGCGGCTCCTGGCGCGACGCCATCTCGCTCACCGGCGTCACGGTCGAACAAGTCAGCGATCCGGCCGCTAATCCGCTGGACGGCTCCACGGTGGTCGACGTCGTAGTGGAAGACAGCTTGCTGATCGAAGATGTGCTGGTCGGCGACGGCGCCCCGCTGGCGCCCGGTGAGTCACGCACCTTCTCCGCCACGGTACGTGTCCCGGCGCGTGAGCTGGGCGAGTACTCTTGGCGAGTGCAGACCAACGCGCGGCTAGATCTAGTCGAAGAGTCGGAAGACCCCGAGCTGAACGCCGCGCTCAGCGATCAGCCGGTAACGCTCGACGTGCCGGTGCTCACGATCGACGGCCCGACGATCGACGCAACGTTCGCGACCGAAGCCGAGCCGCTGTGGTTCCGGCTCGATGGCACGCAAGATCGAGACATCGAAGTCACGGCCGACCTGTTGACCGCCGGCGTAACCGAGCTGTACTTGGGCGCCGGTTTCTTGCCGACGCGGTTCGATTACACCCATCGTCACCGCCAGCTGGGCGCAGCGGATGTGTCGGCGGTTGCCCCGCTTGTCGAGAGCGACATACCCAGCGCGCCGGCCACGGTCTGGTACGTCACGGTCTTCCCGAATGACCTGCCCGCCGACGGCACACCGGTACAGATCGCGGCCGAGCGTGCTGCGCCGAGCCTGACCGAGGTTGCTACCTCCACCGTCACACGCAGCAGCCGGCAGGTCTTGGATGTCCGCGGGACGAACCTCAGCGACGACCTTAGCTATCGACTGGTCGCCACGGGCAGCGGAGCGGCGGCGGACAGCTTGTCGGTGATCGTGAACAATGCTCAGCGAACGTTCGCAACGTTCGACATGAGCAGCCTGCCCATCGGCAGCTACGACCTCGTCGTGCTCGACGGCGGGGTGGAGGCCGACCGGTTGCCGGGCGGCGTGACACTCGTCTCGCCGGCGCCTGCTGCCGGGCCGCCGGAACTGCGGTACTGGCTTGATATCCCCGAGGTGATGCGAAACGACCGCCTGTCGGAGATTTCAATCCACTACCACAACGAGGGCTCGCGTACCGCGGCGCTGCCGTGGCTCACCCTGGCGGCGAGCGACGGCACGATTCACAGGAGCTTCGACAGCAGCGACGTCTACGGAGACGGGGCGATCACGGTGCTCGCGAACGGCCCGACGCCTGGGCTTACGGTGCTACCGCCGGGCGCGTCAGGCCGGATCGACCTCTACTACCGTTCGCCGAGCGACCCCGCCGAGATCGAGTTCGATCTGCACGCGTCGAGCATCGACGACCCGCTCTTTGCGAACCAGTCGATCAACTGGGATCTGATCAGCAACCTGCAACGTCCGGCCGGCGCGGACGAAGCGGCGTGGGACGCGCTGGTAGCCCGCAACCGCGCTCAATACGGCGAGACGTACGCCAACCTGCACGACTTCGCGGTCGCCGAGGTGCAGGAACTCGTCGCAGCGGGCTACGAAGAAGTGCTCTTCTACGACGGGCGGGTCTACTTCGAGAGCGTCTCGCGGCCGACGAACCCGCCGACCCTCCGTGGCGCGGAAGATGGCGAGGAGCCCGGGGTTCAGCTGTCAACAATCGCGCCCGAGAGCGAAACGGCCGCAATGATTGGTCCCATCGACGTTGGTGGAGTCCCAATCGCCTTCGCCACGTCAGGCGGCGACGGGATCGCCGAGGTGCATACGGTGGTCATCGGACCTGATTTTGACGCCGGCCTCCCCGGCGCCAATGACGATGCACAGAGCTTTGCTCGACTTGTAAGGACGGGGGCCAACTACGCCGGTCCGAAGCCAGTGCTTGTGGATGGTCGCGACTCGACCCCGGAGAACGCGCTAAACGCAATCCGGGACGCCGCCGCAAACGTTGATGAAGACGACACCCTTTTTGTGTACTGGGCGAGTCACGGGCATTGCAGGTTCGACAACAACGAGACAACCGTTGTTGACGCAGAACGCGGAATTTATCGGCCTAGTGACGTCTACTTTCGCCTGGGAGGCAACGACGAATCTCGCGTCGACCCCGCACAGATCAATGAGGTTATCTCTGGCGTGCGGGGCAGGACGGCATTTATCGCCGACACCTGCTACTCGGGCGAGGTGCTCTCTCAAATTGACGCAGACGTTCGAATCGGGTCGGCACGAACCCGCCCGGTTGCGGACGACCCGTCCTTCGGCAGATTCCTGCAAGCAGAATTAAAGAAGAACCCGAACGGTATCGGACTCGTAGAAGCTTCGCAAAAGGCAGCGGATGCGTATGTGGCGAACTACCTAAATGGGGCGTCTCGCAGCGGGCAGGAAGCGATCCAGGGCTTCGTCGACGCTACAAAGGGAAACAACTACGCCTGGCCGACCGATAGCACAGGGAACCAAGTTGATTCACTTAGCGTTCATGTTCAAGACACCTTCTTTAAGGCGGAGGGGCTTTCTTTAGTCGATGAGCAGGCTCGCAAACGAGGCGCGCGGGCGGCTAGTCGCGCCGCGGTCACAATCCCAGTCATCGACGCGGGCGATCGCGCCGACGAACCTGTCGCTGGCTTGAGCTTCAAGGCGAAGAAGCCGAACAAGGAAGATGGCTCCGACAAGGACGACTCCCTCGTCGGCCAGACCGAAGGCCAACTGCTCGCCTTCGAGCCGGTCTTTGAGTTCCGGGGCGACGTGCGAAACTCGTTCGACCCCAACGAGAAGGTCGGCCCCGGCGGCGTTGCAGGGGGCTTCGTCCGCTCGGGCGATGACCTCGCGTTCACGGTCTTCTTCGAGAACGATCCCGATAAAGCGACGCTGCCTGCCCAGACGGTGACCATCACCGACACGCTTGACGAGGACCTCGACCTTTCGACCTTCGAACTGGGCGACATCTTCGTTGGCGACGTGCAGATCAAGGTGCCCGCGGGCCGCTTCGCCTACAGCGTGACCGAGTCGCTTGCGATCGCCGGTATCGACCTGGTGGTGAGCGTCGAGGCAGAGCTCGACTTCGCGACGCGCACCGTGACCTGGTCGTTCGACTCGATCGATCTGGATACCGGTCTGCCGACGCTCGACGCGTTGGCCGGCTTCTTGCTGGTGAACGACGCCACACGCCGCGGCGAGGGGTCGGTGAGCTACCGCGTCGCAACGCCCGAGGGCCTCGTCACGGGCACGCAGGTGACCAACAGCGCCGAGATCGTCTTCGACACGAACGCGCCACTGATCACTAACACGACGGTGCACACCATCGACGAGTCGGCACCCATCAGCGGACCGGCTGTCCTGGCGCCGACACGAACCGACACCACGTTCGCCGTCAGCTGGGCGGGCGACGACGGCGCCGGCTCCGGCGTTGAATCGTTCGACGTCTTCGTCTCGACTGACGGCGGAGACTTCGAGCTGCTGCTGGACGACACGACCGACACCACCACGCAGTTCACCGGCGAAGTCGGCAAGACCTACGCGTTCTCGACCGTCGCGTCGGACGCGATCGGCTTCCGCGAAGCCAAGACGCCCTTCGCCGAGACGGCCACAACCGTCGTCGTCCCAACGGACGGCGGTGAGATCCGCGGCGTCAGCTACGTCGACGTCAACAACAACGGCCAGATCGAGGAGACCGAGCTCAGGCTGCTCGGTGTGCAGATCGAGCTTTACCGCGACGGCGGGCTGGTCGCGACAACCTTCTCAGACGGCGATGGCCAGTGGCGTTTTACCGACCTTGCCGCAGGGACCTACACCGTCGTTAAGGTCCAGCCGACACTCTACTTCGGTGGACAAGAGACGGTCGGATCGCTCGGAGCAGAGTCCGTCGCCGATAATCAGTTCGAGCTGGCGATGGCTGCCGACGATTCGGCCGTCGACTACCTGTTCGCGGAACGCGGCCTCCTGCCGTGGTATATCGGACGCTCGATGTACCTCGCGTCGACGCCGGGCGACGTATGGGAGGGCGTCGATCTAAGCGTTACCGACCAATGGCTCGAGCTCTCGCCCGAGATGCCCGAGGTCACCGCCTGGCTCGGCTACGACGCCGGCGCCGGCGATGCCCAGGTCGAGCTCTACGACGACCGGATGCGTCTTATCGATCCGAATATAGCTACGGAGGACGCAGCGTCATGGATTGCTCCAGCGGGCCAGACGCATTACTTGCGGCTCAGCGGCTCGCATCGTTCCGTCGCGCTCGCGCTGGCTTTCGACCGACAAACCGGCGACTACAACCTCGACGGCCTGGTCGATCGTGAAGACCACGCTGCTTGGCTATCCGCCTACGGCGCGACGGTGGCGCCCAATTCCGGAGCCGACGGAAACGGCGATGGCCGCATCGACGCAGCCGACTACACCGTTTGGCGTGATGCGTCCGCCTTGCAGGAAGAGGGGACGATACCGCCGAATCCTCTGGTGAGTAGTCCGTCCGAATCGATCGGGAACGCCGCCAACGAACCTCAGGCAGCAACGATTGCCTTCTCGACGGCGATCCCTCACATGCCTGAGAGCGATCTGATGAGACGTCGCTCATTACCGATCCCCAGAAACGCCTCTGAAGTGGCGGATCTCGACAGAGCATTCGCGTTGCTGCTGCTCGGCTCGGAGAGTTCGCTCGCAAACTCTCCCGTATGGAAGCGACAACCCATTTCAGATACTGAACCAATCGATGTAGAGCCTGTAGACGAGTCAGCCGATGGAATCGAGTCCTCGTTCTCAGCGGATCGGCCGCTTCTTTAA
- a CDS encoding Transposase DDE domain protein produces the protein MRSINNGRVRSQISFLRQQFLQSEGLPFGEVLTNETLTRALDTIQHDWLDRIYTPLMTLRVFLWQVLSADHSCRAAVARLIAHRVSQGLKPCSAQTSAYCQARKRLPEEFFATTARATAAALDKGVKPEWLWKRRRVLIYDGSTVSMPDTPENQHAYPQPPQQAPGIGFPIARIAAFFSLSCGAVLDLDICSNSGKGHSELGMLRKMWGRLLAGDILLADRYLCAWKEIHLLKQRGVDMVTRLHHCRKADFRRGIRLAKGDHLVEWTKPAIRSMKWGNWKKLPGQITVRETRVLVEQDGFRSRSLIVVSTLLDSEEYTKQDLAELYRARWNCELDLRSLKETLPMDILRCKTPELVRKEIWAHLLAYNLIRTVMAQAAHKHSIEPRSISFKGAVQTLEAFHPVIELLSHRGAVFRRTLYDHLLDAIATHRVGDRPDRFEPRQRKRRPKKHVPMCKPRNVLKRQMAKRLA, from the coding sequence GTGCGAAGTATTAACAACGGACGCGTTCGGAGCCAGATCAGCTTTCTGCGCCAGCAGTTCTTGCAGTCGGAGGGGTTGCCCTTCGGTGAAGTGCTCACGAACGAGACGCTCACGCGAGCACTCGACACGATCCAGCACGACTGGCTCGATCGGATCTACACGCCGCTGATGACGCTGCGGGTCTTCTTGTGGCAGGTGCTCAGCGCCGACCACTCGTGCCGAGCGGCGGTCGCCCGGCTGATCGCCCACCGGGTGTCGCAGGGCTTGAAGCCTTGCTCCGCCCAGACGAGCGCTTACTGCCAAGCGAGGAAGCGATTGCCCGAGGAGTTCTTCGCGACCACGGCCCGCGCAACGGCCGCCGCGTTGGACAAGGGCGTGAAGCCCGAGTGGTTGTGGAAGCGGCGTCGCGTGCTGATCTACGACGGCTCGACCGTGTCGATGCCCGACACGCCGGAGAACCAGCACGCTTATCCGCAGCCCCCGCAGCAGGCCCCGGGGATCGGCTTCCCGATCGCGCGGATCGCGGCGTTCTTCTCGCTCTCTTGCGGAGCCGTGCTCGACTTGGACATCTGCAGCAACTCGGGCAAGGGGCACAGCGAGTTGGGCATGCTCCGCAAGATGTGGGGACGGCTGCTTGCGGGGGATATCCTGCTTGCCGATCGGTACCTGTGTGCGTGGAAAGAGATCCATCTCTTGAAGCAACGCGGCGTCGATATGGTCACGCGGTTGCACCACTGCCGGAAGGCCGACTTCCGGCGTGGGATACGCTTGGCGAAAGGCGATCACCTCGTTGAGTGGACCAAGCCCGCTATCCGCTCGATGAAGTGGGGCAACTGGAAGAAGCTGCCCGGCCAGATCACGGTTCGTGAGACGCGCGTCCTCGTTGAGCAAGATGGCTTCCGCAGCCGGAGCCTGATTGTCGTCTCGACCTTGTTGGATTCCGAGGAGTACACCAAGCAAGACCTCGCCGAGTTGTATCGCGCTCGTTGGAACTGCGAACTCGACCTGCGGTCGCTCAAAGAGACCCTGCCGATGGACATCCTGCGTTGCAAGACGCCCGAACTGGTGCGCAAGGAGATCTGGGCCCACCTGCTCGCCTACAACCTGATCCGCACCGTGATGGCCCAAGCGGCCCACAAGCATTCGATCGAGCCCCGCTCGATCAGCTTCAAGGGCGCCGTTCAAACGCTCGAAGCGTTCCATCCGGTGATCGAGTTGCTATCGCATCGCGGAGCCGTCTTCCGACGAACCCTCTACGACCACCTGCTCGACGCCATTGCCACCCACCGTGTCGGCGACCGACCCGACCGCTTCGAACCACGCCAGCGAAAGCGAAGACCCAAGAAACACGTCCCCATGTGCAAACCAAGGAACGTGCTCAAACGTCAAATGGCTAAACGACTTGCGTAG